From one Caldithrix abyssi DSM 13497 genomic stretch:
- the mutL gene encoding DNA mismatch repair endonuclease MutL — MTAKSNKIQILPENLANKIAAGEVVERPASVVKELIENAIDAEATAIRIFIEEGGKKLIQVIDNGIGMSEEDLPLAFERHATSKIRSQDDLDRIETLGFRGEALPSIASVSQVEVKTRRAEDKMGTIFILNGGKEGRIKKTAANVGTSVSIRNLFFNTPARRQFLRSVNAEVQQILNVVKRFFLAYPNIAFELTIDGREIYNLKQSDIGERVKQVLGASIFRGLLKVSASLGGIELHGFVSRPDVVRKSRGMQFLFLNGRPIQDRALNHAIYQAYGNLIGSGEYPIYCLYLEMDAGLVDVNVHPTKMEVRFSNERSIYYFVISTVRKVLSDEGVIPEFSTTPEGSALKQVIDKADEPRQIIKEMRHKKRYMGRYGAGAQLSLTYFEAETPSDQSGKTDKNETQNEMLPPSPGTQSPFAGDVQFWQLHNRYIISEIKSGMVIIDQHVAHERIIFERILKVLQKEGLGAGQKLLFPQKLTLNYDDFMVFKEIHEVLNKIGFSIKVFSGTTIVIEAMPADVKVGRESQILLDIIDYYRNEPLHDFDHLHKVAAAYACKNAVKSGEKLTQAEMQNLVDQLFACETPFFCPHGRPVIVTIDLEELDRKFKRIT; from the coding sequence AAATCGCCGCGGGCGAAGTGGTAGAGCGTCCGGCTTCGGTGGTAAAAGAACTCATCGAAAACGCCATCGACGCAGAAGCAACGGCCATTCGCATCTTTATTGAAGAGGGCGGCAAGAAACTGATTCAGGTAATTGACAACGGCATTGGAATGAGCGAAGAAGACCTGCCCCTGGCCTTTGAGCGCCACGCCACCAGCAAAATTCGTTCGCAGGACGACCTGGATCGTATTGAAACGCTCGGCTTTCGCGGCGAAGCCCTGCCGAGCATTGCTTCGGTTTCGCAGGTGGAGGTTAAAACGCGTCGCGCCGAAGACAAAATGGGCACCATTTTTATCTTGAACGGCGGTAAAGAGGGGCGCATAAAAAAAACGGCGGCCAATGTTGGAACGAGCGTCAGCATTCGCAATCTATTTTTCAACACACCGGCCCGTCGCCAGTTTTTGCGCTCGGTAAACGCCGAAGTGCAGCAAATCCTGAACGTGGTAAAACGTTTTTTCCTGGCCTATCCGAACATCGCCTTTGAACTAACCATTGACGGTCGCGAAATCTACAATTTAAAACAAAGCGACATAGGCGAGCGCGTCAAACAGGTTTTGGGCGCCAGCATCTTTCGCGGGCTGCTCAAAGTTTCAGCCAGCCTGGGCGGCATTGAATTGCACGGCTTTGTCAGTCGACCGGATGTGGTGCGCAAGTCGCGCGGCATGCAGTTTTTGTTTTTAAACGGCCGCCCCATCCAGGACCGCGCTTTGAACCATGCCATTTATCAGGCTTACGGCAACCTAATCGGCAGCGGCGAATATCCCATCTACTGCCTGTACTTGGAAATGGATGCGGGGCTGGTGGATGTAAACGTCCACCCCACCAAAATGGAAGTGCGTTTTTCTAATGAAAGAAGCATTTACTATTTTGTGATCAGCACCGTGCGCAAAGTTTTGAGCGACGAAGGAGTCATCCCTGAATTTTCCACCACGCCCGAAGGCAGCGCCTTAAAACAGGTTATCGATAAAGCCGATGAGCCGCGGCAAATTATTAAAGAGATGCGCCACAAAAAGCGCTACATGGGCCGCTACGGCGCGGGCGCGCAGTTGAGCCTGACTTATTTTGAGGCGGAAACGCCATCTGACCAGAGCGGTAAAACCGACAAAAACGAAACGCAAAATGAGATGCTTCCTCCTTCGCCCGGTACGCAGTCCCCTTTTGCCGGCGACGTTCAGTTCTGGCAGCTGCATAATCGCTACATCATTTCAGAGATCAAAAGCGGCATGGTGATCATCGATCAGCATGTGGCGCACGAACGCATCATCTTTGAACGAATTCTAAAAGTCTTGCAAAAAGAGGGACTGGGCGCCGGCCAGAAATTACTCTTCCCACAAAAACTCACCTTGAATTACGATGACTTCATGGTTTTTAAAGAGATCCATGAAGTTCTGAACAAAATTGGCTTCAGCATTAAGGTATTCAGCGGAACGACCATTGTGATAGAAGCCATGCCCGCCGACGTAAAAGTCGGCCGCGAATCGCAAATACTGCTGGATATTATCGATTACTACAGGAACGAACCGCTGCACGATTTTGACCATCTGCACAAAGTAGCCGCGGCCTACGCCTGTAAAAACGCCGTTAAATCGGGCGAAAAACTGACTCAGGCCGAAATGCAAAACCTGGTGGATCAGCTTTTCGCCTGCGAAACACCCTTCTTTTGCCCCCACGGGCGGCCGGTCATTGTGACCATCGACCTGGAAGAACTGGATCGCAAATTTAAACGGATCACGTAA
- the miaA gene encoding tRNA (adenosine(37)-N6)-dimethylallyltransferase MiaA translates to MKRVVHFIVGPTAIGKTFLSALLAEKIKVEIISADSRQIYRFMDIGTAKPEAEFRRRVTHHFIDICDPDEYYSAGLFGKDARAAIQDIFVRGSVPLVVGGSGFYIKALVDGIFELDAKDEKIRQQLNERLERDGLRALYDDLKKIDPVYAAKISPNDRQRILRSLEVYFVTGKPFSYFHQQKPEAADFKPAFWGLDMERKALYQRINERVDQMLAEGLIDEVKTLLGKGYSPQLNALKTVGYKETIAYLQNRLSYEEMVEQIKRNTRRYAKRQLTWFRADQRIQWTRVDSPETFRELAKKIADAL, encoded by the coding sequence ATGAAGCGCGTTGTTCATTTTATCGTCGGGCCTACGGCCATCGGCAAAACCTTTCTTTCAGCGCTGCTTGCAGAAAAAATAAAGGTAGAAATTATCTCGGCCGATTCGCGTCAGATTTACCGTTTTATGGATATAGGAACGGCCAAGCCGGAAGCGGAGTTTCGGCGGCGGGTTACCCACCATTTTATCGATATCTGCGATCCGGATGAATACTACAGCGCCGGGCTTTTCGGAAAGGATGCCCGAGCAGCGATTCAGGATATCTTTGTCAGAGGAAGCGTCCCGCTGGTGGTTGGCGGCTCCGGTTTTTACATTAAAGCGCTGGTTGACGGCATTTTTGAACTGGATGCTAAAGATGAAAAAATTCGACAGCAGCTCAATGAACGTCTTGAACGTGATGGTTTAAGAGCGCTGTACGACGATTTAAAAAAGATCGATCCTGTTTACGCCGCCAAAATCAGCCCGAATGATCGGCAGCGCATTTTACGCAGCCTGGAAGTGTATTTTGTAACCGGCAAACCGTTTTCTTACTTCCATCAACAAAAACCGGAAGCGGCGGATTTTAAGCCCGCTTTCTGGGGGCTGGATATGGAGCGCAAGGCCCTTTATCAGCGCATCAATGAACGCGTGGACCAGATGCTGGCAGAAGGACTGATCGATGAAGTTAAAACGCTGCTGGGAAAAGGTTACAGCCCACAATTAAATGCTCTGAAAACCGTTGGCTACAAAGAAACCATCGCCTATCTTCAGAATCGGTTATCTTATGAAGAGATGGTGGAACAGATTAAACGCAATACGCGGCGCTACGCCAAACGGCAGCTCACCTGGTTTCGCGCCGATCAACGCATCCAATGGACGCGCGTTGATTCGCCAGAGACGTTCAGGGAATTAGCGAAAAAAATCGCGGATGCTTTATAA
- a CDS encoding FG-GAP repeat domain-containing protein has product MILFKIFINHLRKLSFLFIYNQPNTNKLTGGLMNKLFTILTLSILMLAFAFPAFAQNGEIIADGYAKIFERNAFENATHWPIVADEVHAGFDLDKDQNLEFIVVADNSCPNGPSGAGWGDGHSLFIYEWNPTSGNFELMWSWADTSLKTGGASFPTMAVTDLDGDGDQEITLGMPSGSDYPAPDVSPTVIYIFEFGQNTYPTEPTAIWTAESGPGSNTRPSAMAADDIDGDGVEEVAVAFRAFSDASTNDALMIFSLDGGFAGEFTQFKIEMIDTTGDWGSVYSADITDIDNDGNLEAYFSTDNHTFYEATGADQYQLYYMDTPTLDAWTIQAVVQADVDGDGTNELLWGHTSGALRMLRGVADLASMNSSNEVEIAMVNPAGCRGLTAGDYDGDGKVDIFMGGNYSGAVDRIEYNGSGDIADSASYTYERVFQDTIPSGGTRVYSVSFPGDNFCIKQGGTTSNDLNGNGEPELLIAYEDGDSLQNWIVMIEGNGVTGFELNPGQKVLKTYTLKQNYPNPFNPSTTISFTIPSTEKITLKIYDMMGREVKTLINEIMPSGTHVVTWDGTDNKGTPMASGVYLYILKAGNHTLSKKMTLMK; this is encoded by the coding sequence ATGATTTTATTTAAAATTTTTATTAATCACCTGCGAAAACTTTCCTTTTTATTTATTTATAACCAACCAAATACCAACAAACTTACAGGGGGTCTTATGAACAAATTATTTACCATTCTAACTCTATCCATTCTTATGTTAGCGTTTGCCTTTCCAGCATTTGCCCAGAACGGCGAAATTATTGCAGATGGCTATGCAAAGATTTTTGAGCGAAATGCTTTCGAAAATGCAACGCACTGGCCAATTGTAGCCGATGAAGTACATGCTGGCTTCGATCTGGACAAAGATCAGAATCTTGAATTTATTGTGGTAGCGGATAACTCATGTCCTAACGGACCAAGTGGCGCTGGCTGGGGAGATGGACATTCCCTTTTTATTTATGAATGGAATCCGACTTCAGGTAATTTTGAATTGATGTGGAGCTGGGCAGATACCAGCCTAAAAACAGGAGGCGCAAGCTTTCCGACAATGGCCGTAACCGATCTTGATGGGGATGGCGATCAAGAAATTACATTAGGCATGCCAAGCGGCAGCGACTACCCCGCTCCGGATGTAAGCCCTACCGTTATTTATATTTTTGAGTTTGGGCAGAATACCTATCCAACAGAACCAACAGCCATCTGGACGGCAGAATCTGGCCCCGGCTCTAATACACGTCCATCTGCCATGGCTGCTGACGATATTGATGGCGACGGTGTAGAAGAAGTGGCCGTTGCTTTCAGGGCCTTTAGTGATGCCAGTACTAATGATGCATTGATGATATTCTCTTTAGACGGCGGGTTTGCCGGTGAGTTTACACAGTTTAAAATTGAAATGATTGATACCACTGGTGATTGGGGAAGCGTTTATTCTGCAGATATTACCGATATTGACAACGACGGAAATTTGGAAGCCTATTTCTCGACTGACAACCATACTTTTTACGAGGCCACTGGCGCTGATCAATATCAATTATATTATATGGATACTCCCACTCTGGACGCTTGGACGATTCAGGCGGTGGTGCAGGCAGACGTTGATGGCGATGGAACGAATGAATTACTGTGGGGACATACCTCTGGCGCTTTAAGAATGTTGCGTGGCGTAGCGGATCTGGCATCGATGAATTCTTCGAATGAGGTAGAAATAGCTATGGTGAACCCAGCCGGTTGCCGAGGACTTACTGCTGGAGATTATGACGGCGACGGTAAGGTTGATATATTTATGGGTGGCAACTATTCAGGCGCTGTTGACCGAATTGAATATAATGGTAGCGGCGACATTGCGGACTCTGCAAGTTATACTTATGAGCGCGTTTTTCAGGATACCATACCCAGCGGCGGTACAAGAGTTTATTCGGTCTCCTTCCCCGGCGATAATTTCTGTATTAAACAAGGGGGAACGACAAGCAATGATTTAAACGGAAATGGAGAACCTGAGCTCTTAATTGCTTACGAAGATGGTGATTCCTTGCAAAACTGGATTGTAATGATTGAAGGAAATGGCGTAACAGGATTTGAACTGAATCCCGGTCAAAAGGTTCTTAAAACATATACTTTAAAACAAAACTATCCTAATCCATTTAATCCAAGCACAACGATTTCATTTACGATACCTTCTACAGAAAAAATAACATTAAAAATTTACGATATGATGGGAAGAGAAGTAAAAACCTTAATCAACGAAATAATGCCTTCTGGGACGCACGTAGTTACCTGGGACGGTACTGATAACAAAGGTACTCCTATGGCAAGCGGCGTATATTTGTATATTTTAAAAGCCGGGAACCATACACTTTCTAAAAAGATGACATTAATGAAATAA
- a CDS encoding TonB-dependent receptor — translation MHKKLIRILFLIIALAGYLFSGTTGKIAGRVVDKNTGEPLSGCNIIIKGTQMGGATDIDGYYVILNIPPGVYTLQAIYVGYVTQEIQNVTVKVDLTTKINFKLSEASFEGEEIIVIAERPLIQQDATATASVVGAKEIEMAPIESFEQIAQTKAGVNVGPEGSLHFRGGRSSEVAYIIDGITVTDAIHGGTSAIDISTNAIQELSLITGSFSAEYGQAMSGIVNIVTKEGGNNFSGNLSFQTGDIVTSSSNSKYFLSEINNIDPFNTSEIEASLSGPILRNRLSFNVSARYFDDKGYLYGQRIHTPTDIADSIQTGDGAFVSLNSNKKYNIQNKLKWKVTNSINFYLTTIYENRKYQEYNHTRSKVPDGIPWQYKTALQFIGKITHQFSKFAYYSVALGYLDKDYKRYLDKDIYSLKYVWNGYSAGQYFYPGGTDNFRQFSNQKQYTIKFDLTSQLFKNHEIKTGVELKRLSLFNHSYYLSVDRRAEPFVDSNNNGVWDVGEPFTDIDRNGNWNDARDDNGDGIPGNTIILEGYTNDKWNRKPTEFAFYIQDKMEFKDMVVNLGIRFDYFDPNGRVLRDPTDPDITNPIKNENIWKDYGTDGIPNTNDPDGTENNGIKDPGEPEVTLAERQTYWYKKADPTYQISPRIAFAFPISSNGKLFFSYGHFFQLPPYTYLYQDYENKVKPGLIQTSMGNPGLKPQKTISYEIGVEQQITRDMVAFFKIYQRDMRNIIGQDIVILPNTDAYGIFVNRDYGRVRGINFSLEKRFTSFFSAAIDYTYQIAEGNESNPTQRVRNYRLKIENLKKIVPLDWDQPHTLRLNGSIGQPNNWMISMIGRIESGYPYTPQGANEIVRIAEENSARKIPIINFDLYAKKSFAINMGNNSFIFSVYGKIYNLFDRLNEKYVWDATGRATYGLGLYGGEFDPDWQRRPHWFYKPRQIFLGIEYSF, via the coding sequence ATGCATAAAAAGTTAATCAGAATACTCTTTCTTATAATTGCGCTCGCAGGCTATCTTTTTTCGGGTACAACCGGAAAGATAGCAGGAAGAGTCGTTGATAAAAATACCGGCGAACCTCTATCTGGTTGTAATATAATAATAAAAGGTACACAAATGGGGGGCGCAACAGATATTGATGGCTATTATGTCATACTCAATATCCCTCCTGGAGTATATACGTTACAAGCTATTTATGTTGGGTATGTTACACAAGAGATTCAAAATGTAACTGTAAAAGTCGATTTAACCACCAAAATAAACTTCAAGCTATCTGAAGCAAGTTTTGAAGGGGAAGAAATTATAGTTATTGCAGAAAGACCACTCATACAACAAGATGCTACAGCTACGGCATCTGTAGTTGGAGCAAAAGAGATAGAGATGGCCCCTATAGAATCCTTCGAACAAATTGCGCAAACCAAGGCGGGAGTTAACGTTGGCCCCGAAGGTTCATTGCACTTTAGAGGCGGTCGTAGTAGCGAAGTTGCCTATATTATTGATGGAATTACCGTTACAGATGCCATCCATGGCGGCACATCAGCTATAGATATTTCAACCAATGCCATTCAGGAATTATCATTAATTACCGGGTCATTTAGCGCAGAATATGGGCAGGCCATGTCAGGAATCGTAAACATTGTTACCAAAGAGGGGGGCAATAACTTTAGTGGGAATCTTTCCTTTCAAACCGGCGATATTGTTACCAGTTCTTCAAATAGTAAATATTTTCTTTCGGAAATTAATAATATCGATCCCTTTAATACCTCTGAAATAGAGGCCAGCCTATCTGGCCCTATCTTAAGGAACAGGCTATCATTTAATGTTTCAGCGAGATATTTCGATGACAAAGGATATCTTTACGGACAACGAATTCACACCCCTACCGATATCGCAGATTCCATACAAACGGGAGATGGCGCCTTTGTCTCCCTTAATTCAAACAAAAAATATAATATTCAAAACAAATTAAAATGGAAAGTTACGAATTCAATAAATTTTTATTTAACGACCATTTACGAAAACCGGAAATATCAGGAGTACAATCATACGCGCAGTAAAGTACCTGACGGCATTCCATGGCAATATAAAACGGCTTTGCAATTTATAGGAAAAATAACTCATCAATTCTCCAAATTTGCCTATTATTCCGTTGCTTTAGGTTATCTGGATAAAGACTACAAACGCTATCTTGACAAAGACATTTATTCCCTTAAATATGTCTGGAATGGTTACAGCGCGGGACAATATTTTTATCCAGGAGGTACCGATAATTTTAGACAATTTAGTAATCAAAAACAATATACGATTAAATTTGACTTAACTTCACAATTGTTTAAGAATCATGAAATAAAAACAGGAGTTGAATTAAAACGTCTCTCTTTATTCAATCATTCCTATTACCTTAGTGTAGATCGTCGAGCAGAGCCATTTGTGGATTCCAATAACAATGGTGTTTGGGATGTTGGCGAGCCATTTACGGATATTGACCGCAACGGTAACTGGAATGATGCTCGTGACGATAATGGAGATGGAATCCCTGGCAATACCATCATTTTAGAGGGATACACAAATGACAAATGGAATCGTAAGCCTACCGAATTTGCCTTTTATATTCAGGATAAAATGGAATTTAAAGACATGGTTGTAAACCTGGGTATTCGGTTCGATTACTTTGATCCCAATGGTCGGGTATTACGTGACCCAACCGATCCCGATATCACGAACCCTATTAAAAATGAAAATATCTGGAAAGATTACGGTACAGACGGGATTCCCAACACCAATGATCCGGATGGCACCGAAAACAATGGGATTAAAGATCCTGGCGAGCCTGAAGTGACGCTTGCGGAACGGCAAACCTACTGGTACAAAAAAGCCGATCCTACGTATCAAATAAGTCCCAGGATCGCTTTTGCCTTCCCCATTTCTTCCAACGGGAAATTATTTTTCTCTTATGGCCATTTTTTCCAGCTTCCGCCTTACACCTATTTATACCAGGATTATGAAAACAAGGTTAAGCCAGGATTGATTCAAACAAGTATGGGAAATCCAGGGCTAAAACCACAAAAAACGATTAGTTACGAAATAGGTGTTGAGCAACAAATAACGCGGGATATGGTTGCTTTTTTTAAAATTTATCAACGTGATATGCGAAATATCATAGGACAGGACATTGTTATTTTACCTAATACAGATGCTTATGGTATCTTTGTAAATCGGGATTATGGTCGCGTAAGAGGCATTAATTTTAGTTTGGAAAAACGTTTTACTTCTTTCTTTTCGGCCGCTATCGATTACACCTATCAGATTGCGGAAGGCAACGAATCCAACCCCACCCAACGCGTTAGAAATTATCGATTAAAAATAGAGAATTTGAAAAAAATTGTTCCTTTAGATTGGGATCAACCTCACACTTTGCGACTCAATGGAAGTATAGGTCAGCCGAATAACTGGATGATTAGTATGATCGGCCGCATAGAATCGGGCTATCCTTACACTCCCCAGGGAGCTAATGAAATTGTAAGAATTGCAGAAGAAAATAGCGCCCGGAAAATTCCCATCATTAATTTCGATTTATATGCAAAAAAATCCTTTGCAATTAACATGGGTAATAATAGTTTTATCTTTTCTGTTTATGGTAAAATATACAACTTATTTGATCGTCTAAATGAAAAATACGTTTGGGATGCTACAGGAAGAGCTACTTACGGTTTAGGTTTATATGGTGGAGAATTTGACCCAGACTGGCAAAGACGCCCCCATTGGTTTTATAAACCGCGTCAAATTTTTCTCGGAATTGAGTATAGCTTTTAA
- a CDS encoding PorV/PorQ family protein, which produces MNVIKYIIVILLSFFILKISVAGEITKKGTTAAQFLKIGIGARASAMGESHVADVNDVSAIFWNPAGMARISNNELMLIRTNWLADIKYDFAGIVVPMQNLGTFGLFYAGLTMGDMIVRTEYEPEGTGELFSASSIAMGISYARNMTERFAFGVTAKYVHEQIWHETASTVAFDLGITYQTTLPRLRLGMAISNYGGKMRMDGKDLLTFKDVDPNLKGNNENIIAKLNTEKFDLPISFRVGFAYDVIKSDFHTVIFSIDGVSPNDFNEYLNIGAEYGLRKSVFLRAGYKGIGVQDFEGGLSLGGGIHYKIHGAFNLILDYAYVDYGRLNNVQRFSIAIDF; this is translated from the coding sequence ATGAATGTTATAAAATATATTATCGTAATCCTGCTTTCATTTTTTATATTAAAAATAAGCGTGGCAGGAGAAATTACAAAAAAGGGTACCACTGCAGCCCAGTTTTTAAAAATTGGGATAGGCGCCCGAGCTTCTGCTATGGGTGAAAGTCATGTTGCTGACGTTAATGATGTTTCTGCTATTTTCTGGAATCCGGCCGGTATGGCACGCATTTCAAACAATGAACTTATGTTGATCCGTACAAACTGGCTGGCCGATATTAAATATGACTTTGCTGGTATTGTTGTGCCCATGCAAAATTTGGGTACGTTCGGTTTATTTTATGCTGGCCTAACCATGGGAGATATGATCGTACGAACCGAATATGAACCCGAAGGCACCGGCGAATTATTTTCAGCAAGTAGTATTGCAATGGGAATTAGCTACGCCCGCAATATGACCGAACGTTTTGCCTTTGGAGTTACTGCCAAATATGTTCACGAACAAATCTGGCATGAAACCGCCTCTACGGTTGCTTTTGATCTCGGTATTACCTACCAAACTACCCTTCCCAGGCTCAGGTTGGGTATGGCCATCTCCAATTATGGCGGCAAGATGAGAATGGACGGTAAAGACCTTCTCACCTTTAAAGACGTTGATCCAAACTTAAAAGGAAATAACGAAAATATCATCGCAAAATTAAACACTGAAAAATTTGACCTCCCCATAAGCTTTCGAGTTGGATTCGCTTATGATGTTATTAAATCTGATTTCCATACCGTTATATTTAGTATCGATGGCGTCTCGCCCAATGATTTTAATGAATATCTCAACATTGGTGCTGAATATGGTTTGCGAAAATCCGTCTTTTTAAGAGCAGGATATAAAGGAATCGGCGTACAGGATTTTGAAGGCGGGTTGTCTCTGGGAGGCGGTATCCATTATAAAATACACGGCGCCTTTAATCTAATCCTCGATTATGCCTATGTGGACTATGGCAGATTAAATAATGTTCAACGCTTCTCAATTGCCATTGATTTTTAA
- a CDS encoding M20 metallopeptidase family protein: MINSENLYQLWQYLHQNPELSFKEHHTTQFIARTLKNWGITFRRFKNLETGGYADVGSGGPVVAYRAEIDALPIEENPAHSVISHNRGVMHACGHDYHTTIGLGLLKYFSEKPQKTGGRLRVIFQPGEEAAPGGAEKVLAENIWQDVKGILTVHTQPQTPVGTFSLFRGAVQASSTSVKILLKGPGGHTSRPFESVDLINVAGQYITQLQSYVKQKTDVRDAVAFAFGSINGGETHNIIPDKIFLWGTLRTLDNEVLARCLKHIQHFSSSFAKLFDIQIDVQFPTICPAVINDANLVRKFYDFMQEQNLEQQIQMPEKPSMGSDDFSFYLKKAPGLYLIMGGGGKGALHSPDLEMDQALIDSALEVLSGFISYLFKETPIKTEKKT; this comes from the coding sequence ATGATTAATTCCGAAAATCTTTACCAGTTATGGCAATATCTTCACCAAAATCCGGAGTTATCCTTTAAAGAACATCATACCACGCAATTTATTGCCAGAACGTTGAAAAACTGGGGAATCACCTTTCGGCGCTTTAAAAACCTGGAGACTGGCGGCTATGCAGACGTGGGCTCCGGCGGCCCTGTGGTTGCCTACAGAGCGGAGATCGACGCCCTGCCCATTGAAGAGAATCCGGCCCATTCCGTTATTTCCCACAACCGCGGTGTAATGCACGCCTGTGGACATGACTATCATACGACGATCGGCCTCGGTCTATTAAAATATTTCTCCGAAAAACCGCAAAAAACGGGCGGCAGATTACGCGTCATATTTCAGCCTGGCGAAGAAGCGGCTCCAGGCGGCGCTGAAAAAGTATTGGCGGAAAACATCTGGCAGGATGTGAAGGGCATTTTAACCGTTCACACCCAGCCTCAGACGCCCGTTGGTACTTTTTCATTGTTCAGGGGAGCGGTGCAGGCTTCCTCAACCTCGGTTAAAATTTTACTCAAAGGCCCTGGCGGACATACGTCCAGACCTTTTGAATCCGTGGATTTAATCAACGTTGCAGGCCAATACATTACTCAATTACAATCGTATGTGAAACAAAAAACAGATGTCAGGGATGCTGTGGCCTTTGCTTTCGGCTCCATTAACGGCGGCGAAACACACAATATCATCCCGGATAAAATATTTTTATGGGGAACTTTACGGACTCTTGACAACGAAGTTCTGGCCAGATGCCTCAAGCATATCCAACATTTTTCCAGCTCCTTTGCAAAATTGTTTGATATTCAGATAGACGTTCAATTTCCCACCATCTGCCCGGCAGTTATTAATGATGCAAACCTTGTGCGTAAATTCTATGATTTTATGCAAGAACAAAATCTGGAACAACAGATACAAATGCCCGAAAAACCTTCGATGGGCTCCGATGATTTCTCTTTTTATTTAAAAAAAGCGCCGGGCTTGTACCTTATTATGGGCGGCGGCGGAAAGGGAGCCCTGCACAGTCCAGACCTGGAAATGGATCAGGCTTTAATTGATTCCGCCCTCGAGGTATTATCGGGCTTTATTTCCTATTTATTTAAAGAAACACCGATTAAGACAGAGAAAAAAACATGA